The Ignavibacteria bacterium genome window below encodes:
- a CDS encoding pirin family protein, whose product MRTIKEIHNAEYSLVGDLITYSPLPSDTVDMIDPFLLLNHHGPQTYKANNRGMPFGPHPHRGMETVTFILEGDILHKDSHGHESIIKAGGIQWMTAGRGLIHAEVSSDEFKREGGKLEILQLWINLPSKNKMTEPKYYGFQKDEIPSVKTDEGKVRINVISGSWGDTNGVHNPITPISLYTIEFQSGGELKARVPKDENIFLYIVRGALKINSQDTEEKQLIEFNNDSEEIRMTAVTGSCIIFGHARPISEPVVAHGPFVMNTMEEIRQAYDDYQSGKFGVFK is encoded by the coding sequence ATGAGGACAATAAAAGAAATCCATAATGCAGAATACTCTCTCGTTGGGGATCTAATAACCTATTCTCCCCTTCCGTCGGACACAGTAGATATGATAGATCCTTTTCTTCTTCTTAACCATCACGGGCCGCAGACCTACAAGGCAAATAACCGCGGAATGCCCTTCGGGCCTCATCCGCACCGGGGTATGGAAACTGTTACATTTATTCTTGAGGGCGATATACTCCACAAAGACAGCCACGGGCACGAAAGCATAATTAAGGCCGGGGGAATCCAGTGGATGACTGCGGGCCGGGGGCTCATTCATGCGGAGGTGTCCTCCGACGAGTTCAAGCGCGAGGGAGGAAAACTTGAGATACTTCAGCTGTGGATAAACCTTCCGTCCAAAAATAAAATGACAGAGCCTAAGTATTATGGTTTCCAGAAAGATGAAATACCTTCTGTAAAGACAGATGAGGGAAAAGTAAGGATTAACGTGATTTCAGGATCGTGGGGTGACACAAATGGGGTACATAATCCGATTACCCCTATATCACTGTATACAATAGAATTTCAGTCCGGAGGGGAACTAAAGGCCAGAGTGCCTAAGGATGAAAACATATTTTTATACATCGTACGGGGCGCACTTAAGATTAACAGCCAGGACACCGAAGAAAAGCAGCTCATTGAATTTAATAATGACTCTGAGGAAATACGCATGACAGCTGTTACCGGAAGCTGCATAATTTTCGGTCATGCAAGGCCAATTAGCGAGCCCGTTGTTGCCCACGGCCCATTTGTAATGAACACAATGGAAGAGATACGCCAGGCGTACGATGACTACCAATCGGGAAAGTTCGGTGTATTCAAATAA
- a CDS encoding xanthan lyase produces MQKRYLFNLLIILSLILTACSSSRVEKETKKEEKTAPVKTIKTNIRDFLAEMRKTRQPISLPYGARVDTVISDSVRKNVTVVFNKTLEETPFRTDNVKAFSNALKEAAGSIYKNYTFTVKSGDKTLEDLIPNFYREKGNYDQSRLAKQTVRPLPVVQNTSRPYAIESGLNDRNIVLWQSHGWYYNNTLDRWEWQRPRLFESVEDKVPLSFTIPYLIPMLENAGANVFVPRERDIQTNEVVVDNDTKASKKYYTETARGKKLKWATSGTPGFAYGNPPYPENFNPFLQGTSRYVAVDTALTAEASWIPEVPEEGYYGVYISYMGSKDNAQDALYSVYHSGIRTDFHVNQKIGGGTWIYLGKFKFEKGFNPNTNKVTLVNQSHDKTAKFVSADAVRFGGGMGIVSRNGRTSGRPKYLEGSRYWLQYAGMPDTLVYSLNKNKNDYNDDYQSRGEYANYLKGAPFGPNRNRNEKGLGIPIDLSMAFHTDAGITTNDTTIGTLTIYSTEAADERTVFADGVSRMANRDLADIIQTQVVQDLRAKEDPAWNRRQIKDSQYSESYRPNMPSVLIELLSHQNLLDMKYFLDPRFRFDVARAMYKGMLKFLATQYNRPYTVQPLPVDHFQALLDNQGNAVLKWHGVTDTLETTAKPDHYIVYTRMDGGDFDNGQVTKDAQFVIEGLKAGVIYSFKIAAVNDGGESFPSEILSVCRMNNSKAPVLIVNGFDRISGPATIETPGFAGFANFIDAGVPDKYDISFSGTQYDFTPSSQFISNDAPGHGASHADYETKVIAGNSFDYPYVHGKSIREAGYSFSSASNEAVWDNEVNMNSYKFTDLILGEEKETPWQKAVVDSLRGRQFKTFPPALQKAVTEYLKAGGSMFISGSYIGSDLCLNKAKDDPDVLFAKKVLKFTLDTDHASHNGEVFTSPSSVVSLPENFTFNTELSSTMYAVEAPDALSAAGGSETVLRYWENSFPAGLAYKKEYRLVLFGFPFESVKNENERNSIMSGILNYLGSK; encoded by the coding sequence ATGCAAAAAAGATATCTGTTTAATTTACTCATTATCCTGAGTCTAATTCTTACGGCCTGTTCATCCTCCAGAGTTGAAAAGGAAACTAAAAAAGAAGAAAAGACCGCCCCTGTTAAAACAATTAAAACCAATATAAGGGACTTTCTGGCTGAAATGCGGAAAACCCGGCAGCCGATATCACTCCCCTATGGAGCAAGGGTTGATACCGTAATCAGCGATTCCGTCAGGAAAAACGTTACAGTAGTTTTTAATAAGACTTTGGAAGAAACCCCCTTCCGAACCGATAATGTAAAAGCCTTCAGCAATGCCCTGAAGGAGGCTGCGGGAAGCATCTATAAGAATTATACATTTACAGTAAAAAGCGGCGACAAAACGCTTGAAGACCTGATCCCGAACTTTTACAGGGAAAAAGGCAATTACGATCAGTCGAGGCTGGCAAAGCAAACCGTGCGCCCATTGCCTGTAGTTCAGAACACAAGCAGGCCTTATGCAATTGAATCGGGGCTTAACGACAGGAACATTGTCCTCTGGCAGAGCCACGGCTGGTATTATAACAATACTCTGGACAGGTGGGAATGGCAGCGCCCGAGGCTTTTCGAGAGCGTGGAAGACAAGGTTCCACTTTCATTTACAATACCGTACCTGATCCCGATGCTGGAAAATGCGGGTGCAAATGTCTTTGTCCCGAGAGAAAGAGATATTCAGACAAACGAGGTTGTAGTCGATAATGACACAAAGGCAAGCAAAAAGTACTATACTGAGACAGCCCGGGGCAAAAAGCTCAAATGGGCTACATCCGGAACTCCGGGATTTGCATATGGAAATCCCCCTTACCCGGAAAACTTCAACCCCTTCCTGCAGGGTACTTCACGTTACGTGGCCGTGGACACGGCTTTGACGGCCGAAGCAAGCTGGATTCCGGAGGTTCCGGAAGAAGGATACTACGGCGTTTACATTTCATATATGGGCTCAAAGGATAATGCCCAGGACGCCCTTTATTCCGTCTATCACTCGGGCATAAGAACAGATTTCCATGTAAACCAGAAAATAGGCGGAGGCACATGGATTTATCTGGGCAAATTCAAGTTTGAAAAGGGCTTTAACCCGAACACCAACAAGGTAACACTTGTAAATCAGTCACACGATAAAACGGCAAAATTCGTTTCTGCCGACGCGGTCCGCTTTGGCGGAGGCATGGGAATAGTAAGCCGTAACGGCAGGACCTCGGGCCGCCCAAAATATCTTGAAGGAAGCCGCTACTGGCTGCAGTACGCAGGAATGCCGGACACACTGGTCTACAGCCTGAATAAAAATAAAAACGATTATAACGACGACTATCAGAGCCGCGGCGAATATGCTAATTACTTAAAAGGCGCTCCCTTCGGACCCAACAGGAACAGGAATGAAAAAGGCCTGGGTATTCCAATCGACCTTTCAATGGCTTTCCATACAGATGCCGGCATTACAACAAATGACACAACCATAGGCACACTTACAATCTACAGCACAGAAGCCGCAGATGAACGCACCGTATTTGCCGACGGGGTCTCACGCATGGCAAACCGCGATCTGGCGGACATCATACAGACACAGGTAGTTCAGGATTTAAGGGCCAAGGAAGACCCGGCATGGAACCGCAGGCAGATTAAGGACTCACAGTACAGCGAATCCTACAGGCCGAACATGCCTTCAGTACTCATTGAGCTCCTTTCACACCAGAATCTTCTGGACATGAAATATTTCCTCGACCCGAGGTTCCGCTTTGACGTGGCAAGAGCTATGTATAAGGGAATGCTGAAATTCCTTGCTACACAGTATAACAGGCCGTATACCGTTCAGCCGCTTCCTGTAGACCATTTTCAGGCTTTGCTGGACAATCAGGGTAACGCGGTCTTAAAATGGCACGGTGTAACGGACACTCTTGAAACAACTGCAAAACCGGACCACTACATTGTTTATACAAGAATGGACGGAGGCGACTTTGATAACGGTCAGGTTACTAAAGATGCGCAGTTTGTTATTGAAGGCCTCAAGGCAGGCGTTATTTACAGCTTTAAGATTGCAGCAGTTAATGATGGAGGCGAAAGCTTCCCTTCTGAAATTCTTTCAGTATGCCGCATGAACAACAGCAAGGCGCCTGTACTCATTGTAAACGGGTTCGACAGAATAAGCGGCCCTGCAACAATTGAAACACCGGGATTTGCAGGCTTTGCCAATTTCATCGATGCCGGGGTTCCGGATAAGTACGACATCAGCTTCAGCGGTACGCAGTACGACTTTACTCCTTCTTCACAGTTTATTTCAAATGATGCCCCGGGTCACGGTGCTAGCCATGCCGACTATGAAACAAAGGTAATTGCAGGCAATTCATTTGACTACCCTTACGTACACGGCAAATCAATCCGCGAGGCCGGATATTCATTTTCCTCGGCAAGCAACGAAGCCGTATGGGATAACGAAGTAAATATGAACAGTTACAAATTTACAGATCTTATTCTGGGCGAGGAAAAAGAAACACCGTGGCAGAAGGCGGTAGTGGATTCCTTAAGAGGCAGACAGTTTAAGACTTTCCCACCTGCACTCCAGAAAGCCGTAACAGAATACCTCAAGGCAGGAGGCAGCATGTTTATCTCGGGCTCATATATTGGAAGTGATCTTTGCCTGAACAAAGCAAAAGACGATCCCGATGTTCTGTTTGCAAAAAAAGTGCTAAAATTCACGCTGGATACAGATCATGCCTCACATAATGGTGAAGTTTTTACGTCTCCTTCTTCAGTTGTTTCACTTCCTGAAAACTTCACGTTTAACACTGAACTAAGCTCTACAATGTATGCCGTTGAGGCTCCGGACGCCTTAAGCGCTGCAGGAGGCTCGGAAACCGTACTGCGCTACTGGGAGAACAGCTTCCCTGCCGGACTGGCTTACAAGAAGGAGTACAGGCTTGTGCTTTTCGGATTTCCATTCGAATCGGTTAAAAATGAAAATGAAAGAAACAGCATCATGTCTGGAATCTTAAATTACCTCGGTTCAAAATAA
- a CDS encoding dihydroorotate dehydrogenase-like protein produces the protein MDLTTTYMGLKLKNPIVPSASPLSESVNSVKALEDAGASAVVVYSLFEEQISYEEKALDFFLTQASDTHAEALSYFPAQSSFKLGPEEYCSHIQKLKAAVDIPIIGSLNGVSVGGWMKYAKNIEEAGADALELNVYYIPTDPVLPGSQIEQMYLNNLQAVKENVKIPVAVKLSPYFSSMANVAQKLDNAGADALVMFNRFYQPDFDLDNLEVVPNLSLSSPWELRLPLRWISILYGKIKASMAATSGVHDYEDVIKVMMAGGDVTMVCSELLRHGPARITQMLDGMKRWMEEKEYSSVEQMKGSMSQKAVKEPAAFERANYMKTLQSYRPLL, from the coding sequence ATGGACTTAACAACTACCTACATGGGGTTAAAACTAAAAAACCCGATTGTCCCTTCAGCTTCTCCTCTTTCGGAATCAGTAAATAGCGTTAAAGCTCTCGAGGATGCAGGCGCAAGCGCAGTTGTCGTTTATTCCTTATTTGAAGAACAGATCTCATATGAAGAAAAAGCCCTGGATTTTTTCCTGACACAGGCAAGTGATACTCACGCCGAGGCTTTAAGTTATTTCCCGGCACAATCATCCTTTAAGCTCGGACCTGAGGAATACTGCAGCCACATCCAGAAGCTGAAAGCTGCTGTTGACATCCCAATAATCGGAAGCCTTAACGGCGTCAGCGTTGGCGGATGGATGAAATATGCAAAAAACATTGAGGAAGCGGGCGCAGACGCGCTTGAACTGAATGTTTATTACATTCCTACAGATCCTGTTCTCCCGGGCTCGCAGATTGAACAGATGTATTTGAACAATCTTCAAGCCGTAAAAGAAAATGTTAAAATTCCGGTTGCAGTTAAGTTAAGTCCCTATTTTTCTTCAATGGCCAATGTGGCCCAAAAGCTGGACAATGCGGGTGCAGACGCGCTTGTAATGTTCAACCGCTTCTATCAGCCCGATTTCGACCTGGATAATCTGGAAGTGGTGCCGAACCTTTCACTCAGTTCTCCATGGGAGCTGAGGCTGCCCTTAAGGTGGATTTCAATCCTTTACGGAAAGATCAAGGCCTCTATGGCAGCTACAAGCGGCGTGCACGATTATGAAGACGTAATTAAGGTTATGATGGCAGGCGGAGACGTAACCATGGTATGTTCAGAGCTCTTAAGGCACGGACCTGCAAGAATTACTCAAATGCTCGATGGTATGAAGCGCTGGATGGAAGAGAAGGAATATTCTTCAGTCGAACAGATGAAGGGAAGCATGAGCCAGAAAGCAGTTAAAGAACCTGCGGCTTTCGAGCGTGCCAACTACATGAAGACACTCCAGAGCTACAGACCCTTACTCTAA